One genomic window of Gallaecimonas sp. GXIMD4217 includes the following:
- the clpP gene encoding ATP-dependent Clp endopeptidase proteolytic subunit ClpP: MHNTADNTVMNALVPMVVEQTSRGERSYDIYSRLLKERVIFLNGQVEDVMANLIVAQMLFLEAENPEKDIFLYINSPGGSVTAGMAIYDTMQFIKPDVSTVCMGQAASMGAFLLAGGAQGKRHCLPNARVMIHQPLGGFQGQASDFEIHAREILSIKDKLNRLLAEHTGQDLETITRDTDRDNFMTADQAAEYGIIDSVLSKRQ; the protein is encoded by the coding sequence ATGCACAACACCGCCGATAACACAGTGATGAATGCACTGGTACCCATGGTCGTGGAACAGACCTCCAGGGGGGAGCGCTCCTACGACATCTATTCCAGGCTGTTGAAAGAGCGGGTGATCTTCCTGAACGGTCAGGTCGAAGACGTCATGGCCAACCTGATCGTGGCGCAGATGCTGTTCCTGGAAGCGGAGAATCCGGAAAAGGATATCTTCCTCTATATCAATTCCCCGGGCGGCTCCGTGACCGCCGGCATGGCCATCTACGACACCATGCAGTTCATCAAACCGGATGTCAGCACCGTCTGCATGGGCCAGGCCGCCTCCATGGGCGCCTTCCTGCTGGCCGGCGGTGCCCAGGGCAAGCGCCACTGCCTGCCCAATGCCAGGGTGATGATCCACCAGCCCCTGGGCGGCTTCCAGGGCCAGGCATCCGACTTTGAAATCCACGCCCGGGAAATCCTGTCCATAAAGGACAAGCTCAACCGCCTGCTGGCCGAACACACCGGCCAGGATCTGGAGACCATCACCCGGGATACCGACCGGGACAACTTCATGACCGCGGACCAGGCCGCCGAGTACGGCATCATCGACTCCGTACTCAGCAAGCGACAGTAA